The region CAGCGAACGTGATGCACACCGCTAACGCACCGTAGGACCACACGTATTTGGTGCGTTCAATCCACGTTCCGCTGTGATTCTTGAGGAAGTCTCGCATCGTCGGCGAACCGGGTCGCAACACCCGAAACACAAACACACTCGAGATGATCAATGCCGCCACGAGACACAACCGCCCCAACGACTCATGTTCGTCGCTGCGAACGAATGAGGCCGCCGCCAGCGTTGCCGAGATAAACGTGAACGGCAAGCCGATGAAGATCATCCATTTCAAACCGCCCCGAAGACACCCCAGCACATCCTTTGGCCAATCGAAATGAGCTTGGGCCAGTCCTCGGTTTCGGCAGATCTGGCGAAACAATTCCAATGGGAAAAACGTTAGGCCCATCGCCATGAAGCCAGATGCAACCGACGTTACGAACAGCGGCGATTCCAAGTGACCCGACAATCGCCAACCGATGAAGTACCAAGTGGCCGGCCACATGCCTGCAATGAGAATCGTCAAGCCAAGCGTTTCCGCTGTCGGGCGGAACTTGTTGCACGACTTCTTCTGTGCCGCATCGCCTAATGCGTGAACTTGTCTCCGCATGCGTCGTCCACGCATCAGTAACAGGACGAACGCAATTAACGCCACGCCCCACAAGAATGGGTTTTGGACGATATCGTCTTTCCAGTAGATCAGCACGTTCTCCCAGCGGCTGGGATTCGTGAGATATCGGATAGCGCTTTCGTAGTTGGCCGGTTCCTGATTCCACAGTTCGTTGGTACTGCGAATCCACAGAATGTTTTCCGAGATGAACCGCAGATAATCCTGAGTCTCTTCGACGAGGCGTTTCTGAGAGTCATCCAGATCCAACAACTTATCTTGATAAATCCCATACTCAACATTCAGATCTTCAAGGTTCTGCTTCTCTGTGTTGAGGAGTTTTTCGAGCAGCGGTCGCAGATCATCACGCTTGTCTAAAGGGATACTACATTCCGGATTCTCGTAAAACAGAGTGCAAGCTTTATCAATGACGGCAAGTTCGTTGGCTCGGTCGATATTGATGCTCTGTTCGACCTGCACTTCTTGAATCTCATCTTGTCGCTCAAAGATCTGGATGTAGAGTTTCCGAACGTCCGGCAGACTATTCCGCCGCAACCGCAGCAGTTGACCAACGTTGTTATTACGACCGGAAATCTTGACTCGTTCTCGACTTGCGTCGTGATCACGACGGACGTCTTCGAGCAGAATTTCCGTTTTCTCCAATTCCGCGACGATCTCCGGAACACGTTCGGCTGCTTGCGACCGTAAACTTGCAAGCGTTTCGATGCGTTCGCTTAGTCGTGTGATTGTCGGGTATTCGGCGTACGCAACCGCAGCCTTCGTAAGACTTTCGGCTTGCTTGGACTGGGTTTTCACTTCCTTGGCTAACGCCTGTTCCACTTCGGCTCGGCGTCGCTTGATCTCCTCCTCAAGCTGCATGAGCCGACGCGCAGCGATGTCGCGTTTCAACGGCAACACTTCCGTTTGCGACTGCAACCAAGGACCTTCCTTGTCGATACGACCCAACGTCGCTTGCAGCAATTGTTTCTTGGCTTGCAAGCGAACACGCTCTGCGGTGTTGCTAGGGGTGGCGTCGGCTCCGTTCGGTATTTTTTTCAGTTGCTCTTCGAGTTGCGTTAGTCGTTCTTGGGTGTCTTTGCGTTCTTTCGCCAACTGTTCCTGGGCCGCCGCCTTCTTGAGCGCCGAGATCAACTCTTCCAGCTTGGCTTTTTGGTCGACCAACTTCTGTTCGCGTTCAAGCAGCTCCTGCCGGAGTTCTGTGAGACCTTTCCCGGCAGTCTCGATGACGATTTGTTCGTTCGCCACCGCTTCTTTCTGCTGCTTCAGATCCTTCACCAAAGCCGGAGTTTCCTCAATGCTCTTGGTAAAGTTTTCCCCTTTGGCAATTTGTCCCTCGGCTTCTTTCAAATCTGCGAGGGCTTGCTCATACAGACTGACAATCTCCTTTTGAACCGCTTCATCGAGCTTGTCTCCTTTGACCTTTGCGATCGCGGCTTCCACGGATGCGATGGTCGGTTTGTCGTTGGTCAGCGTCGCTCCCTGCGGTTTTGTCTCCGTGGTTTCACCCGCAGGAGTTGCCGGCATTGGTTGGGCCGACTCCGTGGTGTTCGCTTCAGGTGGATTCGGATTCGCTGGCGTCACCACCGGTTGCGGAGACGGTTGCGGCTGTGGCTGTGCATCCACTGGAGCCGGGTTTTCCGCCGTCTTTGGCGGTGCCATCGGAGTTTGATCAATCACCCGTGGCGTAATCTGCGACGGTTTAATCGATTCCGGATCCGGCGGCTGAATCTGGAATAATCCCCAGTTCAACGGAGGCGGAGACTGCGGAAAAAGTTCGTCCACCGACCGAATTTGGGCCACCGCCACCGGAGCCGATAGCAAGCCGGAACCCAAACCCACAAGTGCGATTACGAAGATACGGATGAACCGTGAATTCGACATCGAATCCATTCAACGTCCCAACAAAATCGAGAAAAATGTTCTTCTATTTAAAACCAGTCCGATGGAAGTTTCCCAGATTCCTTCGATCGTGGCAAGACGCGACCAGGGGGTAGTTATGTCCGATACCCCACAGACACGCCGGCGAAATTATGCGAGAATCCTTGGAATCATTCTCCCTGGCTCCCGAAAGTTCCCATGAATTGGTTTCGTTCAGAAGTTGTGACTGTCAAAAGAGTTGCGATCGCGGTGTTGATTGTTGGTGGATTGTTACTTCTTCGACTGCTTCCCACCGATGAACTCCGAAACACTCTGCAAACCTGGCTGGACGACCTGGGATTCTGGGGGCCGGTGGTGTTCGTCGGTCTGTATATTGTCGCGACAATCTGTTTCCTACCCGGTTCCATTTTGACGCTCGTCGCCGGTGCGATTTTCGGTTTGGGTCTGGGTTTGGCTGTGGTTTCGATCGGTTCGACGATCGGAGCCGCCTGTGCGTTGCTGATCGCCCGTTACTTGGCTCGCGCGAAAGTCGAACAACTGGCAGAAACGTATCCCACATTCCAAGCCGTCGACGAAGCCATCTCCGAGGCCGGATGGAAAGTCGTGGCGATGCTCCGGCTCTCACCGGCCATCCCGTTCAATGTGCAGAACTATCTGTACGGACTCACCAACATCAAATTCTGGCCCTGCGTGCTGACCAGTTGGATCGCCATGCTGCCGGGGACATTCTTATACGTCTACATTGGCCACATCGCCGACTCCGCTGTCGCCGGAGAGGAGAAACCGGTCGGTCAATGGATTCTGCTCGGCGTGGGTTTGATCGCAACCATTGCGGTCACGGTTTACATCACTCGGTTGGCTCGTCAGAAGTTAAAATCACGAAACCGCGAGCTGTAAACATCACCTTCAATGCACCGAATGCCAAGCAGAATCACACCGCGGAAATTACACCCCGAGTTCTTCTTTCACCGCTCGGAACTGTTCGACGGCGAACTGTAAATCGTCGCGAGAATGCGCCGCGGAGACTTGCGTGCGGATACGAGCCTGACCTTGCGGAACAACGGGGTAACTAAACCCAATGACATAGACACCGCGTTCGAGTAACCGATCCGCCATCCGACTTGCGAGAGCAGCATCACCAAGCATCACCGGCACAATCGGGTGTTCACCGGGCAGCACATCTAAACCGGCTTGTTGAATTGCTTCCCGAAAGTAGCGAGTGTTGTCTTCGAGCTTGTCGCGAAGTTCGGTGGAACTCATCAGCAGATCGAGCGCCTTGATCGCCCCTCCGACAATCGGTGGAGCCACCGTGTTACTAAAGAGGTAAGGTCGTGATCGTTGTCGGAGAAGTTCAACAATCTCTTTCCGCCCGGATGTATAACCCCCGCTCGCACCACCGAGCGCTTTACCGAGTGTTCCAGTGATTATATCAATCCGACCAATGCAATCGTGATACTCATGCGTGCCACGCCCAGTCGAACCGAGGAAACCAGCGGAATGACAATCATCGATCATCACCAGCGCATTGTATTTGTCCGCTAGTTCACAGATGGCAGGCAGATTGGCAATGTAGCCATCCATACTAAACACGCCATCAGTTGCAATCAGACGAAACCTTGCATCTTGCGATTCTTTGAGTTTTGTTTCTAAGTCTTGCATATCACTATTGGCATAGCGATAGCGTTGAGCTTTACATAGTCGAATTCCATCAATAATACTCGCATGATTCAATGCGTCTGAAAGAATCGCATCTTCCGGTCCTAGCAGTGTTTCGAATAGCCCACCGTTGGCATCAAAACAACTAGGATAGAGAATGGTATCTTCGGTACTCAGAAACTGTGTTAGCTTGGCTTCGAAGTCTTTGTGAATCGACTGCGTACCACAGATAAACCGCACGCTCGCCATCCCATAACCGTATTGATCCAACGCCTCCCGAGCCGCTTGAATCACTTCGGGATGCTCAGCTAAACCAAGATAGTTATTCGCACAAAGATTGAGGACATCAGCCCGATTCGTCGTCTGAATATGGGCATCCTGCGGTGACGTAATAATTCGTTCACCTTTCCACAACCCGGCCGATTCAATGTCTTGAAGTTGACTCGCTAGATGCTCTTGAAATTGCCCGTACATCGAATACCTCAACTCATAATGTAAGCTGGGACAAGTCCCAGCATCTTCTAGAGACTCAACATCGTAGAAATTGCTGGGTTACGCTGTGCTTACCCAGCCTACAAGTCTTGCTCATTTCCAATCTGAAATGAATTCGGCCCAGGCGTTTGCAGGCACCATGATTAATTCATTGATTCTCGATTCGTCAACCCGACCGTTGACGACATCATACAAAATTATTCCAAGCTGACCGTCGATCGGGCGATGTTTCAATACCTGCTGCAACCAGACCCAAAACGTCTTCGCTAGTTCTGGATTCGCTTCGGTCCAAGCAATCCAATCATCGTGATGACTGATCAGAGCCTTAAACCACTCTTCGGTCCCGTCGCCGGCCCACCAATGTCGTCGATGTAGAGCCGGAATCCATTTCGGGTTTTCTGTTTCTTCAACTTGCCAAAAGTCGTCGTCCTTGAGAAATTGCGCTATTGGCAGAGGTTGTGTTGTCCATGCGGAATAGTATACCGGAATGTTGAATATTCTCGTTTCAGTTCGCGTACGCAGTTCTAACACTTCTGGCGAGAACTCCCAGCGTTCTCCAACACTAGATAATGCGACTAGCAAGACGACGCCTATCGAAATGTAAAATCTCTTTCGCATTTGGCGTACTCATTGCTAGTCCAAGTAGGCTGGGGCTAGCCCCAGCATCTCTAAACTCTCAACATTTTAGAGGATGCTGGGTTACGCTACGCTAACCCAGCCTACAAATCTACGAGTTATGAATACTAGTCCTTCCAGTGTAGTAAGACTTTGCCGCTTTCACCGCTTTTCATGGCTTCGAAACCTTTTTCGAATTCGGTGTAATGGAAGCGGTGGGTGATGACGGGGCTAATATCTAGACCGCTTTCAAGCATCACGGTCATCTTATACCACGTTTCATACATCTCACGACCGTAGATACCTTGGATGTTAAGCATATTGAAGACGACTAGGTTCCAGTCGATCGCGATCTCTTTCTCCGGGATGCCGAGCATCGCGATTTTGCCGCCATGACACATATTGTGCAGCATGTCACGAAACGCACTTGGGTTGCCACTCATTTCGAGACCGACATCAAAACCTTCGTGCATATCGAGTTCTTTTTGCACGTCGGCTAGTTTTTCCTCTTTCACATTGACGACCCGAGTCGCACCGAGTTTCTGCGCCAACTCCAACCGCCAGGGATTAATGTCCGTGACAACCACAAATCGAGCACCCGCGTGCTTGGCAACCGCGGCGGCCATGCAACCGATTGGGCCGGCTCCGGTGATCAACACATCTTCGCCGAGGACATCAAATTGCAGAGCCGTGTGAACCGCATTGCCGAACGGGTCGAAGATCGAGGCGATATCCTTGTTCACGCTTGGACGATGATGCCAAACGTTCGACATTGGTAACACGACATATTCCGCGAACGCGCCCGGCCGATTCACTCCGAGACCTTGCGTGTCTTTGCAGAGATGCCGACGCCCGGCTAGACAGTTCCGACAGCGACCACAAACGATATGACCTTCACCGCTGACAATTTCACCCGGATGAAAGTCGGTCACGTTCGAGCCAACTTCCACAACCTCGCCGACGAACTCATGCCCGACCACCATCGGCACTGGAATCGTTTTGGCCGCCCACGCATCCCAATTGTAGATGTGCAAATCCGTGCCACAAATCCCGGTGCGGTCGACGCGAATTTTCACATCGTTGATCCCAACGGTGGGCTCGGGCACGTCGTCCAGCCACAAACCTTCGCGAGACTCCTTCTTGACCAACGCCTTCATGACTCGATTCCTTCATTGTGGATTCAATTTCCAAGATACTAGACCACCAATCTCCATTTTACAAGAACAATTATCCAATATTATGGATTCTGAGTACGAGGCATTTCAGCCAGCGCAACGAAAAACGCTCCTGGACGAATCAAGGAGCGTTCGAGGGCCAACGAATTGATGTGTGCTGAATCAGTCGATGCCGTCATCGGAGAGTAACCGTACGTCGCTTTGGCTATCGGAATTGGAGAGTGCCGGGGGAACGTCGTCGGAGTCATTCCAGCCTCGCACGACCGCTGAGGGGAATTCCGCTTCACCGGCAACACTATCATTGTCGGAGTCTCCGATGTCGACGATCGGTTCGGTGTGGAATCGCTCGACCGAATCATCCTCAGACGGCGGTTGGCCCGGACCCAAGTGCACACGATACTTCACACTCGCGAAGGCGAGTTCGTCCCCTGGTAACAACGCCCCTCGGGTGACTCGTTGCCCGTTAACTTTCGTTCCATTGGTGCTGCCAAGATCACGGACGAACAGTAACCCGTCGGTTTTCACGATTAAGCAGTGCAGCTTAGAAACGCTGGCTTTCTCCAGAATGAGGTCGCAGAGGCCGTGTTTACGACCGACGAGAACCAGATCGCTATTGATACTGATGGGCTTGCCACCAAGAACTGGAATCAGCTTGGCTTCCATATAACTCTCGGATACGGCATCACGGTGTTTTGACGTCAACTTTGTCCAATAAACATAACTGAACACCTTTGATTGTCCGCTCTTGATTGGAAAGAGTCAAGAATTGATCCTCTCAGCGGGTCAACTCGGGCGGAATGCGGACCGATTCTTAACGTTTTCTGGTTTGGAGCGGTGGCGAAGCACTCGACGCCTCTAGCGGACATTCCTATACTGAGGTGCTTCAATTATTAGGTTCCGCCAAGCTGAAACGCGATCATGGAAATTGTTCACTATCCCCACCCCGTTTTGCGGTTCAAGTCGCTACCGATTACACGAATCGATGCCGACTTGAAGGCCAAGATCGCGGAAATGTTCGAACTGATGTATGCCGCCAAGGGGATTGGTCTGGCTGCTAATCAGGTCGGGTTGCCGTTTCGGTTCTTTGTGATCAACCCGTCCGGCGATCCCAAGCAGAAAGAGTTTGAGCAAGTTTTCATCAACCCGGAGATCATCAGCAAAAAAGGCAGCGAAGAGGGTGAAGAAGGCTGCCTCAGCTTGCCGGATGTCTACGGACCCGTGAAACGAGCCGCGAAGATCAAAGTGGTTGCCTACGATTTGACCGGCCAGGAATTCGAGTGGGAAGTCGACGATTTGACCGCCCGCGTGATCCAACACGAAAACGATCACCTTGACGGTGTGCTGTTCATCGATCGCATTCCTGAGCAGAGTTTAGCCGAAGCAGAGCAGTTCCTGACCGAATTCGAAACCGTCTTTCGACGTCGGCAAGCAGACGGGGAACTCAAGTCGGACGAGGAACTCGAAGCCGAGCTAAAAGGGATGGCACAAACAGCTTAACCGTCATTGGAGTCTGAGTGTCCGATATGGAATTGGTTCCGCTGTTTGGGCAAATGATCCGTCGGGACTGGGCAGATGCCTTGACGGAAACCCAGCTGGAGACACATTATCGAGACGCGGAAGGACAATATCGGCGGATTCCGTTTGGCGAAGAAAACTTTCTCAATCCGCGAATCGCGGAAGCTGGGCCGTGTCGGCATTGTCGAACTATCAAAGGCAAGTTGCACTTTCACGCCTGCGACTACGAACAATGCCCGAAATGTAACACACAACAAATGGGATGTGATTGCGAGTTCATTGGCCATGAGTGGCGTGAAGAATGAACCGAGATTGTTCCGTAGTTCCAAATTCAAAGTTGAATTTCTAATCGAATGCCAGGAGACACCGCTTTCTACAATCCACTTCGTCTTGTGATGATGGGCACGGGCACGTTTGCTCTGCCGACGTTTTTGAGTTTGTACGATTCGCCGCACGAAGTGGTGGGGTTGTTCACGCAACCGGATCGCAAGGGACGTGGGCACCATAACCATCCGCACCCCATGCGGGAAGCCGCCGAAGCCCATGGCACACCGGTGTTTCAGCCGGATAACGTGAACACGCCGGAATCACTCGCGGATCTGCGAAATCTGAACGCTGATCTGTGCGTTGTGGCGGCGTACGGGCAGATTCTTTCAGCGGAACTCCTTCAGACGCCGAAGTTTGGGGCAATCAATCTCCACGCATCGTTACTGCCGAAGTATCGCGGAGCGGCTCCGATTCAGTATGCGATATTGAATGGTGAGACATCGACCGGCGTGACGATTTTCCAGATCGAACCGAAACTTGATGCCGGTCCAATTCTGGGGGTCGACGCCATCAAGATTGGTTCCCGAGAGAAGTATGGAGCGGTGCAAGAACGGTTGGCAGCACTGGCGGTGCCGTTGACATCACGGGTGTTGGGCATGTTTGCCCGTGAGGAAGTCATTGGGCAGCCCCAGGATTCCACCGGCGTCACGAAGGCCCCGAAACTCCGTAAGGAACATGCGGCGATTCCGTGGGAGAAACCGGCGGCAGCGGTCGCAAACCATCTCCGAGCGATGCAGCCGTGGCCGAATCCGTTCACGTTCCTCAATCAGCCGAACAAGAAGCCATTGCGGCTAATCGTCATGCAAGCGCGGCAGGCGATGAATGTGGAACGGTCCCATGAAGCCCCCGGAACGGTGCTGAAATGCGATCGAGGACGTTTTTTAGTGCAAACTGGTGACGGTGTGCTGGACATCTTGGAAGTCAAACCGGAAGGCAAACGAGCGATGCCAGCGGCGGCGTTCCTGAACGGTCACCAAATCCAACCCGGTGATCGGCTGAGTTCGCAGCGTTCGTGATACGTATCGTCAAAGCCGAAAGAACCGGAATCTATAACGTCCACTCCATCCCCGCGGATCCGGCGTTGACGACGGGAGTGGAGCCCAGAACCTCGGTTTGGCCGCCGCTGGCGTGAATGTGGCCACAGACAACCAATCGCGGCACGGTCCGTTCAATGCACTCCCGCACCGCTTGACTTCCCAAGTGTTGGCGTCGGGAAGACACATCGAGCACCCCGAACGGCGGGGAATGACTGATCAAGACCGCACCTTCAGGACACGACGCAAGGTATTCATGGGCTTGATCTTCGGTCAAGTCGTAACTCCAACTCCCGAACGGAGTCACCGGCACACCGCCGCCCAACCCGAAGAACGTCTGTTTGGCAATGGTAACGCTTGATCCGTGCAGTACGAACGTCTGCGGCCAACCTTCGCAGACGGTTTGAAGTTCCTCTGTCGTCTCGTTATTCCCCGCCACAAGAACCAACGGCGTGGCGGTCGATTTCAGCGGAGCCAAACACCGTTCCAACCCACGATGAGCATTGCAGAAATCGCCCGCCCCGATGATCACATCGAAGTTATCAGCACATGCGGCCAGCCGTTCGGCGGCGTCACGATCACTGTGCCAATCACTGAACAACCAGAGTTTCATCGCGAAATTTCACCGACGAGGAGTGTGTCTAACTTGTTGAAAACCGGTTCATTCGTGGATGAGTGTGTTTGAGAATTAACGAGCGACTGCCCGCGTTGTGGGAAACGTGGAAACTGTCGACACCTCCTCCACCACGCACCAACGCCAAACCAACAACTTATCCGCACGAAAATCTCACGAAACCATCATCGTAACATCTTGTCATTTCGGCAGTAACGGAAATAATTCCTTCGTGAATCCACAAAAAATGACGTCCCTAATAATAAGACTTCTATGAAATACTTTTTGAAGAGAGGAGAAGAATGTTGATTGTGCTTGTTGACCGGGGCATGAACCCGAATCTCCTGGGAGAATGGTAGTGCATTCTATGTTTTTTCAGTGAAATGCGGTATAATTCCCATTCGAAAATTTCCGATTTGAATCACTTGGCCCCACTTGTCGGCAACCAAGCCAGACCGGCTCCGAATCCATGAAACTGCACTTCCATCGTCCGTCCTTGATGACGGCATTTACGATCGTCAACACGGTTGTTCCTTCGCGGACGCCTCGTGAGATTCTCAAGAATGTCAAACTCCATGTTGCCGACGGTGTGGCGACGTTGATTGGAACCGACCAGGAAGTGGGAATTCGGTATCAGATTTCTGGCGTTGAGACGCAATCCGCCGGGGAGACACTGTTGCCGACGGCTCGGGTGTTGTCGATCCTGCGGGAGTTGCACGACGAGAGCGTGGACTTCGAAATCGAAGACGACAAGGTTTGGATTCGTTCCGGGCACAGTGAATTTCGTCTGTCCGCCGAAGACCCCGCCGAGTTTCCCACGGTGGCTGAGTTTGCGGAAGAGAAGTTCCATGTGGTCGATGGGAATGTCTTCAAGGAAGCGATTCGCCGAACGATCTTCGCCACCGATGTCGAGAGCACTCGGTATGCCCTGGGGGGCGTGTTGCTCGAGTTGGGCACCGACAGCATGGCTCTTGTTGCGACTGACAGTCGGCGATTGGCGTTGGTGAAAGTTCCGTGCAAATCGAACGGGGCCGACGATCCCGAAAACAACGCCCCGGTGGTTCCTCGGGCCGCGATGAGCTTGATCGAAAAGAGCATCGAGGAAGGAACCGAAGTTCAGTTGGCCGTTCATGCCAACGATGTGCTGATCAAGTGCGGCAACTCGACGATCTACAGCCGTCTGGTGGATGGACGTTTTCCGAAATACGCCGACGTCATTCCCAGCAGTCCCGAGCACTCAGTGGAACTCGTGACCGGCCCGTTCTACTCGGCGGTTCGGCAAGCTCAAATCGTGACGAATGAAGACAGTCGCGGTGTTGATTTCACTTTTAAAGACGGCACGCTAACGCTTAACAGTTCCGCCGCGGAGATCGGAACCTCGACGATCGAACTTCCCATCTCGTACGAGGAAGACGAACTGACCATCAAGTTCGATCCGCGATTCGTCGCCGAGTTCCTGCGTGTGTTGGAGCAGGAAAAACAAGTGAAGTGGGACCTGATCGACCCTGAAAGCCCCGCTGTCTTGCGGACCGACGACGAATACACCTACGTCATTATGCCGTTGTCACGAGACTGAACGAAGACCCGGGAGGGGTAGATGTCGAGTCCACGTCGTGAACCGCAACCGCTTGCCAAAGCACTTTCGGAATTGATCGCTGCCCGAGGGTTTGCCCGTGTTCGTGGGAAGACTCAACTTAATGAAATTTGGCGGGAAGTCGCCGGGGAGCACATCGCCGAATTCACGAAACCAATCGAAGTCAAACGCGGTGTGCTTCACGTTTCCGTTAGCAACTCCGCAATGCTCGGCGAACTCGTGTCGTTCCATCAGATGAATCTGTTAGCCGAACTCACGAGCAAACACGCGGACCTGAAAATCAAGAGTTTGAAGTTCAAGCTGAGCACAAAGACATCGTAAAAGAATCGCTGGATGCGTTGGCACGCATCGTGAGCCCAATACCATTTTCGAAGGTGCGTGACGACGCACTCGACGAAGTTCATAGGAATATGCCGTGAGTGAACCAATGGATTCGGATGCTTTGGAAGACGACAACGAGGATGTGAATCCGGAGGACATCAAGAAGATGTTGCCGGAGGATAAGTCCCTCGACGACTATGGTGCCGAGCAAATCAAAGCTCTGAAAGGGATTGAGGGGATCCGCACGCGGCCGGCGATGTACATTGGCGATGCCGGCACGAACGGGTTGCATCACTTGGTTTTTGAGGTCGTCGATAACAGTATCGACGAAGCCGTCAACGGCTATGCGACGACGATCAATGTTGTGATTCACAGCGACAACAGTGTGAGTGTGTCCGACGACGGTCGTGGAATTCCCGTGGGACCAATGGCGGGAATGGGCGGACGATCGGCGTTGGAAGTCGTGCTGACCGAAATCCACGCCGGTGGTAAGTTCGGCCGGGAAAGCGGCTACAAAATGGGCACCGGCGGTCTGCACGGTGTCGGGATTACGGCCGTCAACGCGGTGAGTGAATGGCTCGAAGCCGAAGTGCGTCGCGAAGGGCAAGTCTGGACGATGTCCTTTGCTTGCGGGGTGCTGACCGATCCACTCAAGAAACTCGGCAAGACCGATCAAACAGGAACGAAACTTACCTTCAAACCCGATGCCGACATCTTCAGCGACACCGTTTTCAGCTATGAAACGTTGCATCGACGATTGCAGGAACTGGCGTTTCTTTCGCCGGGCGTGCGAATCCACATCCGCGATGAACGTACGGAACAATCCGACGAGTTCCATTACGAAAATGGTCTCGTTGAGTTCGTGAAGTACCTCAACCGCGCGTCCACTCCCGATTACAACGATGTGATTGATATCCAAGGCGAAGGCGAGGGCACGAACGGCAAAGTCTTTGTGCATGTTGCGATCCAGCATAACGATACCTTTACCGAAAACGTGCGGGCGTTCGCGAACAACATCTACAACCGCGAAGGTGGTACGCACCTCTCCGGGTTCCGGGCGGCGATCACACGGACCATCAACAACTACGCCAAACAGAACAACTTGTTCAAAGATGTCTCCCCCAGCGGTGAGGATTTCCGCGAGGGATTGACGGCTGTTGTAACCGTGCGTGTGCCGGAGCCGAGTTTCGAATCGCAAACGAAAGTGAAGCTCGCTAATAGCGATGTCGAAGGGATTGTGGCCTCGCTTGTGGGCGAGAAGCTGTCAAAATACTTTGAAGAACACCCGCAAGTCGCGAAGTCGATTTGCACCAAAGGCGAACGTGCCGCCGAAGCCCGCGAAGCCGCCAAAAAAGCCCGCGAGATGGTCCGGGCGGAGAAGGGCACGACGA is a window of Thalassoroseus pseudoceratinae DNA encoding:
- a CDS encoding metallophosphoesterase family protein — its product is MKLWLFSDWHSDRDAAERLAACADNFDVIIGAGDFCNAHRGLERCLAPLKSTATPLVLVAGNNETTEELQTVCEGWPQTFVLHGSSVTIAKQTFFGLGGGVPVTPFGSWSYDLTEDQAHEYLASCPEGAVLISHSPPFGVLDVSSRRQHLGSQAVRECIERTVPRLVVCGHIHASGGQTEVLGSTPVVNAGSAGMEWTL
- the dnaN gene encoding DNA polymerase III subunit beta, with the translated sequence MKLHFHRPSLMTAFTIVNTVVPSRTPREILKNVKLHVADGVATLIGTDQEVGIRYQISGVETQSAGETLLPTARVLSILRELHDESVDFEIEDDKVWIRSGHSEFRLSAEDPAEFPTVAEFAEEKFHVVDGNVFKEAIRRTIFATDVESTRYALGGVLLELGTDSMALVATDSRRLALVKVPCKSNGADDPENNAPVVPRAAMSLIEKSIEEGTEVQLAVHANDVLIKCGNSTIYSRLVDGRFPKYADVIPSSPEHSVELVTGPFYSAVRQAQIVTNEDSRGVDFTFKDGTLTLNSSAAEIGTSTIELPISYEEDELTIKFDPRFVAEFLRVLEQEKQVKWDLIDPESPAVLRTDDEYTYVIMPLSRD
- the fmt gene encoding methionyl-tRNA formyltransferase, with amino-acid sequence MPGDTAFYNPLRLVMMGTGTFALPTFLSLYDSPHEVVGLFTQPDRKGRGHHNHPHPMREAAEAHGTPVFQPDNVNTPESLADLRNLNADLCVVAAYGQILSAELLQTPKFGAINLHASLLPKYRGAAPIQYAILNGETSTGVTIFQIEPKLDAGPILGVDAIKIGSREKYGAVQERLAALAVPLTSRVLGMFAREEVIGQPQDSTGVTKAPKLRKEHAAIPWEKPAAAVANHLRAMQPWPNPFTFLNQPNKKPLRLIVMQARQAMNVERSHEAPGTVLKCDRGRFLVQTGDGVLDILEVKPEGKRAMPAAAFLNGHQIQPGDRLSSQRS
- a CDS encoding DciA family protein, coding for MSSPRREPQPLAKALSELIAARGFARVRGKTQLNEIWREVAGEHIAEFTKPIEVKRGVLHVSVSNSAMLGELVSFHQMNLLAELTSKHADLKIKSLKFKLSTKTS
- the def gene encoding peptide deformylase, with the protein product MEIVHYPHPVLRFKSLPITRIDADLKAKIAEMFELMYAAKGIGLAANQVGLPFRFFVINPSGDPKQKEFEQVFINPEIISKKGSEEGEEGCLSLPDVYGPVKRAAKIKVVAYDLTGQEFEWEVDDLTARVIQHENDHLDGVLFIDRIPEQSLAEAEQFLTEFETVFRRRQADGELKSDEELEAELKGMAQTA